GGGCACCCTGCATGTTTTCTGCCGGTGGCACCGCAAAGCACCATCATGCTCGCGGTAGTTCTTGGTTTTTTAGTGGCACCACGTGGTGCCAAAGCATAGGACGAGGGCTGCATCTCAGTTCCATGTTGCTccctcaagcatcctcaggtgcaCGCTTCGCTGACCCATTCGTTATTGGGCCTTAGGCCAGTAGCACCAAGCTGCTAACTGCACCTCTGGTTCAACAGGCACGGAGGTTCCTGCAGCAGCTCCAAGTGTTCTCGATCGGTGCTGCAGGTGGGGCATCATTATTACTCCATTTGTGTGCTACTCAGGCTTTCGGCCGTATTCAGTAGACACTTATGTTGACCATCCCACTCGTTTCTTTGTCCACTGCATATGTCTTGAGatataaaatatctcaaatcttattatatatatacaatcgcTTATAGTCTAGGTTCCTTCTCAATCATTctctttttaatcaattaagaACTTATTCTTGTTCCTTgtccatatattattttataagaatgTCAAAAGGTTGAGTCAATTTTTGTTTGTGATAACACCTAGTCTCAGATTGTATCAATCATTTAGGATGCTCCCCCATTTTAGATCATCAAGGGTACATTTAACATACCGAATATGATGTTTGGTCAATATTGATATGGTATCAACTCCAAAATTAACTTAGTGGGCTAACAGTTAACCGAGATTGCCACTTTCAAACAGGGAGAGTTCTTTCTACCATTAAAACTGATCTAGATATGATGTCCAAACTATGATGGGTCCAGGGTAGTAAGAAGTCAGCAATGTCCTCTTGGTATAAATTCTTATTGATTGATAACTAGATGTCTTCTTTTAAGCTGTCAAGAGTTTTAGGCCAATCGATTTACCTACTCTATGTTAACCAGTAATTGGTGTTAAAATATCAGGATCTCAATGGTAGGGTAATACTTTTGACATTCATACAAGCATGCTTGTTCGTTATCTGATCTGTCCGCTCTGTGCTATTTCTTGTGCATGATACGTGCCTGGTATGTTGTTAAATTTGTGTCAAAGATTCCAATCTAATTCCCTTCCTAAACCGTGCTGGAAATTCGTTGGtaattcttcttctatttttttttttaataaaaaaggtaTGTTGTTAAATTTGTGTCAAAGATTCCAATCTAATTCCCTTCCTAAACTGTGCTGGAAATTCGttggtaattattttttcttttttaaataaaaaatgtaacaCTTAAATTTTATAACATTGAAAACTAGGGAGAAGAGGAGgaaaatctatcaaaaaccaagaaaaataaattgtatgagctACTTCCAAATGTAGTAACTGCTTCCTGTAATTTGAATAGATTAAGACCTCAATTCGTTTAGCAAGAGGctcttaatttaaaatcaaaggTTGTATTCTATGCACTTCCCTAAGACGTTTAAAATTTGCTAGAATGAATTGGACAATTACAATTTGTTTTGGGTCTTCTTTTCCCAATTCAGGGGAGCATACTCTGCAGTATCCTAAGAAGTGTTAAAACGtctgaaaatctgaaaattatattatgttttAGCTCTTACTTTTACCCTTTTAACTCCCTCCACAATCATGAAATGCCTGCACTGACTCTTCATGAGTGACATACCTCTTAGTAGTGATGACATGGGTTGCTGAGATCTATGGCTCTTTTATATCTGATGGGAAAACTCAAGCAGTCCCATGTGTTCTACGACTCTCCCATAGCAAAAGATCATCGAAATCAGTAAATGCTTTGAGGCCATTTTGTGTTCTCTCTTCTAATCCCTCCTATAAACATTTATTGCTAAAATTGGATTCTAAGAGCTTACCAGATTAGtcaatgaagaggaagaaaaggacGTTATGAATAGTTATCATTTGTTTGGATTTTTACAAAGCATTTTTATTCTGTACATAGATCGAAATGCAGATGCTTTCGGgtataatatgagatgaaaggCAGATAGTATATGTAAGCAATACAGGGTCGAGAGCTAACTCAGTATCCAGTTGATTCCGACTTACGTGTTACCAATACCCCTAGTGAAAATGACAAGATGGCTGTCATAAGAATTCCCTTATTTCTTTTAAACATCTCCACAACATTTTCCAAACATGTCACAGATTTATTCTTCAAATCCTTTGTGGTCTCTTCAGAGAACCCTACATTGGCATTTCCCTTGCTTTTCTTCTCGTCTTCTCTTTGGGAGCCACTGGCATTTCCTTCTACATTCTCATCTGTTCCATTTTCTTCTACATTCTCATCTGTTCCATTCTCTTCTACATTCTCATCTGTTCTCTTTTCTTCTACATTCTCATCTGTTCTCTTTTCTTCTACCACTTGCTTTGGGACAGTGACATACAGAATCTCATCACTGAATTTTCCAGTGGTATTATCCAAGTCCGTATTTTTTGGCACTGTATAGGTTTGCtcaaaaaaaacaattttgtcTTCATTTACTTTCCTTTCTCCACTGATCATCAATTTGCCAGAGCCAGTAATTTGAAGCTGAACCTCATTCATCTGGAAACCTAAAAGACCACACAAAATGAGAAAAACTACTTGCATTATTCTTCATTTCATCCATAAAGCAATACTAATTCCATTCGTTGGAATACAATATTTTGTCACTTTTCAATAAAGCTTTCATGATAAAACTTTCTTGCTTCATATACCTTTTTCAATGCCTAGAAAAATATATTCCCACCTTTCCATGAAGAAAAATCACTcaccaataaataaataaacaaaattttgcaataaaGAGGGTGTGCAAGCCCCATGTACTTTCTTTGAAAATAGTCGAgtcaaccattaaaaaaataatttttttcgtaccacaactatcatttttcaaacttatcaatctattttatttttttttcacagaaggttttaaaagaataatggcAGGAAGAAATTAATACATCATATCTCATGTAATGGAAAGTGATCAAGGTCTTCCCCATAAATAATCACATGATGTTTTATCTGGAAAAGAAATGATGAAAGAGTTTTGCAGATTCACTACCAGGTAGATCAACAAGGAGACAACGGGTGCTTGAGTCCTCCGTCCAACCTGAAGAAGGTACAAATTCTTCAACTACTGGGTTTTCCATAGATGAAACACACGATCAAGCTGAACTTTGTTAAAGATGATGAATGTTGATGAGGTGATGCTTTGTAATGTAATTAGATGCAgttgtatttatttaaaaatgatgaGTTAATTAAGTTTGCTTTTTCGCCAAggattgaaagtttaaaatacagACGCCTTGTAGTATTATACTTCCTTATTCCAAGCTTTACCTGTTGGGAAAATTAAGTTTTGGGTGATCACCTACGCAGTTTCTAACCGGTAAAAAACAGGGAAGGTACTCTATTCTTTGCTTTCCTGGTGCCCAAACTCCAAACCACCACTTTCGGCCAAGCTTGTTTATTGCCTTGATATGCTCTTGCATGAATATGAAACTCATACACGCACTCATCCCTGACTAGTGACTTTACTTGAGGCTGGATGCCTCTCAAGAGTATTATTAATTTGGAAAATGCTATGCATCCTGTTCCCAGCTCCAGCTGGGAGCCGCtgctgaaaaaaataataataaataaacaaataattttttttttttttttacttagtgattaagaaagtatttttgaatgatgttgtaattttttttaaatatttaataattttaaaaaaatacatataaaaaaatatgaaaacaaaaattcttattttacacTAAAGGTGGCTCCCAGCAAGACGGGAGCTGTGAGCGGTAACCATAGCATGATcctattaattttgtattggtttTCGATTTTCAAGTCTCTCCTGTTTGAGTTGAAAGGCTTAGCTGACCAGTGACAAGAAGATAATAAATTTGCTTGCTCTTTTCGGCATGAAAACTAGGCCTTAGGTAAGTCGCTTGGAAGGACCTTGAAAGATATTGTTACAAAATCTGAGCTGTAAATTATATCTTAAAACTCTACTTTTTGTTGTGTGGACTATTGGATTAACacgtgaaatattttaattaaatttaataaacatTTTGATATCGTGTTAAACTAATACCCTCACTAACTAATATGTGCCAGTCAAGAATGTTTTCAACACTCTTGCacatttagattttatttcctCCACTAACTAGAAATATTTGTGCAAGTTTTATCTGTGAACTAATCTAACTTTCTTTAATATTACAATACTCAACTTCAAATAAGGAAACAATTAATCTTTGCATTACAAAATAACCGCTCGGCTTACGTTGTTACACAGAATTCTCAAAGGAAAAATTGTGCTTTAGCTATATGTGTTAGTTAATGTCTTCAACTTCTATGAAAATTGTAGTACATGCGTCACATGCATACTTACAATTCCACTCAAGAAGTTTTTGAAGGTTTTTATGATAATGATGGTTTAAGGTTATCTAACACTTAAAGAATCATTGTTTGTTTCCAACTATTGCTCATGGAGAAGACTCTTGCACCTTATAAATCAGATATCCAATCTCTAGGCTTTCTTCTTGATTATCTCAAAATTACTATCATACATACGTCTAGTTGTACACACATATAAGAAAGTTGCCCCATCAACCTaagttagaataaaaataattaacacaCATTACATGATAAAAAATTTGCTAAGCTTTCTGATTATCTCTTGTGCTACAATGCCTAATATTAATTGTTAACTTGATTTTTGCACAAATTTCTATAGCATAAGAGATTAATTCTATATCAATCTCAACCATACTGCCATTAGGATAAAGTTAGACGGTTCTGCTTAGTAagagagatgaaaattttgagtttaagatgaaatattaaaatattatattttaatattattattgttttgaaatttgaaaaagttaagaaaaagttaaattatttattatattttatatgaggatttgggaaagttgtaataatgagatgagaattttgagtttgaaataaaaaattttgtttaccaaaccgaaccagaaagaaaattatttcaGTGACAtgtaaaaaacaattatttcctaAACTGAAAGAAAATCTATTTGGGCCAATCATAAGCATGAATTATAGATACTCAATTACTTGATCCTTTATTTTATCctatcttaaaaatttgaagacTAATGAGCTCCTACAATTTAATCACAATACATATGTAAAATTgccacatttggcccaaatatttactattcaagaaaaataataataatttaagaaatttatgacataaaataaaatgcctgACAAATGGGATAGAAAAATGACCATATAATTTCATGGCTTGCATGCATCCAGCAACGCAccataatcattaaaaaaaatctcttaaaaaaacatacatggggcataaccatttaaaaaatgttaaaaaaaatatatacatataacatagagaaatgatttgtgcagtcggcaaatgcaatcggcgtgcagtcgttttaaaaaaatgaattaatatgagatctatatgaaaaaaaaattatttttataactttcttttattcattttgtacagccatgaaaaaaaaaatatttttatattttttttatttattccgtacagccaACTGCATGCCGACTGCGTCTATCAAAGCCCTATAACATATCATGGCACGTTGCTTTCTGTCAATTATACTACACTGGCCGCCACTGCATTGGCCTAGTGCACCGTCTGCACGCAGGAGAGCTTCCTGCACTGGCCTAGTGCGCGACTATCTGTAGCAAAGTGTGCGTCTCCTGCCTGCTCTGCAACATTTGAAGAGAGGCGCCCTGTCTTTTTTGCCTGCGGCACTGCGAGGTACCACTATGCTCGCGATAGTGCTTCATTACTGGCACCACGTGGTGCTAAAGCATAGGACTAGGGCTGGATCTCGGTTCTGAGTTGCTCTCTCAAGTCCTCTCAGAGTATTGGTAATGGCCTAGCTATTGCCaagtctaaaataaaatttcaatatggtcttttggctataatatagacttctagatagattaATCTACATTAGACTAGCTATCTTaaagtctaaataataatataatattatttattataataatatttgtttttttaatattttacaaatgcacctcatatattaattaataactttattaaaaaataaaattattatttttcaactattttttccctcaacctaattattcaataaatatgttTTACTAATCATTCACCCAACAATCACATATAGAAACATACCAACATTTCTTTAAATTACATACCAACGGTCCACAAAATTACATACCAACAATCTACAAATTACATATCAATAGTCTACAAACATGCCAACATTTCTTCAAATTACATGCCAACAGTCTATAAATTACATACAGTCCACAAAATTATGTTTTCTTGAGTGATGCATTGGAAAAACATCAATCTTtaacaaagaaacaaaagacaATTTCTGAAATTTGCTTTCAACCACAGCCTAATAAACCTTTAACAATACCTGCATAGGAATAGATCAATCATAACCACCGAaacaatttatattaaaaatttactaTAGAAGGGCATATGTGGGTAACTTACCAAGACAAAGGAACAAAAGATGAAGGCCAATATGGTCGGTCTCATGCACTCATATATACTTTGTCCTCACCAAGTTCCTAAAAcaacaaaacataaaagaaatacaTGCTACTACAAACTGTAATAAaagattatgaaaaaaaattgcaatatgAGTAGCAACAGCCCATCcatgaatataatttaaatggAAACAAACCTATTACATAAACATTTGCATGATTCCTGTTTTGACATCTAAGTAGATACTGTAGAGAAAGTCCCAAAtgaaattatttcaaatatCAAACAATGACCCGAAAGTTGTTAAGaacagagaaaaagagagagtaaagcAGAGCACTCCAATGAAATCTGAAATACAACCTTTAAGAAAGATAACATCAGATTCTCCAATAAATTTCTAACTAGTCAGTTAAATAGCTAAAGAACTTAAAAGAATAATGGATCTCTATTTCAGATGAAAAATATTTCCATTCAAGCAAAGTGTGGCATGGCATATTACCAAAACAGTTCAGTTTCTAGTACAAAATAAAATGCTGCATTCATACCACAATCCATTAATTTAATTGCTAACCAACCACAGTCCATACCAAAATCAAATGTTGCATCCATACCCCAGTCCATTAATTTACATCATATAAAATGTAAAGAAGTATAAGTGGACCAAAACAATTTGTATAATTAATGTTAACATATGTAAACTGAATTTTACATAAGCCAATGAACTTTTCCTGACCTTGACTGCCATCTCTAGATAATGATCAAGAAGTATGAACAGGATACTTGTGCCATGGAATTTCAAAATcaccaaagaaaataaagattgtAGAGTGCACCCTAGATACTTGGTCAAAATCACCAAGGATAATTGTGCTTTGTTTTCTTCACTTTTCACCCACCCTGTTTCTGTTTTAGTGAAATGTGGGATGCAATATTTAGGAGTTTCAATCTCTGGGTTAACATCCATACCCCCAGAGTAATCTAAGCCTCAAAATGTGAAAATAGAAACGCAAGTCTGACTTCTAAGCATATTGAAACAGAGTAGTGAATTGAAAATATtgcaggaaaaatgaaaaaaaaaaaaaacatgttacTGGGTCAAACATTAGCACTCAATTACAGTTAGAGAAATTTTTGCATAGTGTGTTTCTTCTGGTAAATGAGTTAGCATCATTTTGAATTGAATCTTAGTCATCTTCAATTAAGTATTAGTCCAATATTGGCAACCATCCAAGGCGATTTTCTCAATAATTGTAAATTAATTCGAAAAATTATTGGCAATCGTGCTGATCCTCAACTATTAGTTACTGCAAATTAATTCAAGAGAGTTGTAAAAAATAGATCAATTTAATCGTGTATGTCAAAAATTTTTCACTGTCATTTCAGGACTGTTAGGTCTACCAGCACAAGTTCATGCCAACAACTATAGACCAAAAATTTCCCAACACattgaaggaaaataaaagagcCAAACAACAGAATATCTTGGAGGCTGTCAAGCAAAAACCCCAAACAACATGATCAAGCAATGTCAAACACATCTCAGAAGACATCAAGTACTTCCAGATTACACTATGCCACCAATTTCTCACCCAAACGCAGGAAAAAATACAAGCAATGTGGACTACCGTATATGATTtcatcttcaaaaaaaaaaaaaaaatttagattttaccCAAACAGGGGTGACGGTAGCGTCGGATTTGTGGGTCTTCAAACCGCCGGCGTGAATGGTGGAGGAAACCGATGCCTTCCCATCATGGAGCAAGCTGATGTTCGGTCAAGTGATTCGATAATGGCTGGGCAAAATAGGGCACGAAAAAATGCTCAGTAAATCGGAGAAGAGGGAgcaagagagaggaagagaaacttACCGTCGACAGCTCGGAGACGACGGCTTCTGCTGGAGAAGGCAACCAGTGGATTTGATTAAAGGGAGCTGGACGAAAAAGGCCGAATGGGGGGAGAGCTTCGTTCAGGAGAAGCTGCAGAGGAGAAATTGTGAGTTTGGGGGAAAACGGTAAACCGAGGGAAAGGAGAGAAAGCCggtataagaaaaataataaactattgTATAGACTCGGTACAGTAGCTCTTCATTGTTGGCGAGGACCCAACAATTACTGTGGCCTTTATGTCAAACTTTTAAAGTTTGACTAGGCCATTGCAGATGATAAATGTCTCTCATGCTGGCTATTTTAAACTTGCATATGGCAATGGcgaggccattgccaatgctctcaggcaaagttttaaatttcgtatTGTATCGATTAGTACCGTTGgtattttttgtattaaaataataatcgaTATAGAAAATGTATTTGTTTCGTACCGGATTAAATATCAGCGGTATCGGTACATTTCAGTCAATATTGATTAGTTTTCATTGTACCAACCTGTACTAGTACCGGTTAAAATTagtgaatttttataattaatgtaaaaattctaattttttcataattttcactcTAATTCTCACATCTAAAgactattttttaactttttttttttaattctcttttcttgaaaattaaaaatcaaactcctactcccattttcatgataaagatgaatgattctttttttaaataattggattgaaaatttagaagtattattgagttttttaaatatttgttttaactttttaagattatattgatattattttcaaatataatttatatatatataattaatttattatatataaactattccCAAACAGTactagtataaaaaaattttgatttcaatGCTTTAACCGAAACGGCATTAAAAGCTTTGCCCTTAGGTGCACGCTTCGGTGTTTGCTATTGTGCCTTAGGCCATGTAGCACCGACCTGCTAATTGCACCTCTGGTGCGATGGGCATCGAGGTTCCTGCAGCACCTCTAATTGTGCTCAATCGGTACTGCAGGTCGAGCGTCATTGTTGCTCCATTTGTGTGCTACTCAGGCTCTCAACCGTGTCCAGTAGACTCTGGCATGAGCAGCACCGTGGTGCTCAATTGCACCACCTTGGCTGTGATGGTCCCTGCTACTTGACGCGGAGAAAATTCGACCTGGACCTCACCTAGATGCTTCCTGCACCCCAAGTGCGCATTGTATCGAGGTGAACGCAACTCTCCAGGTGCGCGCTGCTGCCTTGTGTGGCCCAACCCCAAGGTGCACAACCACTTCGTGCCGTTATAATCATTCTCGGTAGCCATGGTtaagaagagggaaaaaaatatttttcatcacgTAAGAAAAACAtttaggacaaaaaaaaaaaaaaatattggcaaCTGACATAGTTGATGCAGTGAATCTGGTTGTTTCACGAGTGTTTTTGATCTAGAATTATCTTCTCTAGTGGAGGGGTTTGCCACTTAGTACTAAATATCGCAGCAATACTCACGAAATTCACAATCTAAATGTCGAGACTAATGACACATTCTGAAAGATTTTCGTTGAAGTAAGAGAAGTTCCCCCACTCTATATATGGGCTATTTGTCCCAACCCTATAGGAGGATTGACCAATCATCGAACCATTTGAAGTGGCTATTAAGTCACTTCATATGCCAACTGAGACCAGAAGAGCAAGGGATGCTTGCTGTAGATGCCCCTTTATTATCCTAGTCAACAATAAGATATTTATCAACAATCCCAAACCAATTGCCAATAGAAACCAAGAAAGTGGGCTCTACAATGAGATGATTATGGCTTATGGGTGATTGTTAAaccaattataaattattataaaggaataaatttcttattttcaccCTCCTTTTCGTACGTGCTATTGTTAAATATAAGTTAGAAAATGTATTCCCTTAAGTTAATcttcttaattaataaataatataacttaaagtattaaattttattttaaattttaaaaattaacaaaaaaaaaaatgatgtagtTAATTAAACTACTTTTAGTTATCCTAATCCGTATCTTTTTGTTCATAATAAATGCAAATCACTGATACGATCCTAATGATTAAGAATTTGATAAAATCAATAAACAATTCTCTTTGGATTTCTTTAAAA
This Carya illinoinensis cultivar Pawnee chromosome 11, C.illinoinensisPawnee_v1, whole genome shotgun sequence DNA region includes the following protein-coding sequences:
- the LOC122282865 gene encoding inactive protein RESTRICTED TEV MOVEMENT 2-like isoform X1, coding for MENPVVEEFVPSSGWTEDSSTRCLLVDLPGFQMNEVQLQITGSGKLMISGERKVNEDKIVFFEQTYTVPKNTDLDNTTGKFSDEILYVTVPKQVVEEKRTDENVEEKRTDENVEENGTDENVEENGTDENVEGNASGSQREDEKKSKGNANVGFSEETTKDLKNKSVTCLENVVEMFKRNKGILMTAILSFSLGVLVTRKSESTGY
- the LOC122282865 gene encoding inactive protein RESTRICTED TEV MOVEMENT 2-like isoform X2, with translation MENPVVEEFVPSSGWTEDSSTRCLLVDLPGFQMNEVQLQITGSGKLMISGERKVNEDKIVFFEQTYTVPKNTDLDNTTGKFSDEILYVTVPKQVVEEKRTDENVEENGTDENVEGNASGSQREDEKKSKGNANVGFSEETTKDLKNKSVTCLENVVEMFKRNKGILMTAILSFSLGVLVTRKSESTGY